A stretch of the Haloarcula ordinaria genome encodes the following:
- a CDS encoding lipoyl protein ligase domain-containing protein — translation MRLLRGRAADYEQDYARTREMVARVAEDREPALRAWTPHRQVAFGRRDRRADDYDRACAIATDWGYAVLEREVGGRAVAYTGTTVAFALAEPTADGRGGIHTRYDQMTEAVQRALADVGVDAREGEPPDSFCPGTHSLQAEGKIVGLAQRVRESVALTAGIVVVSDHELFASVLDPIYEALGVPFDPNSVGSVGRAGGDDDPEAVCRALERALADGSDTRVERIRET, via the coding sequence ATGCGTCTCCTCCGCGGACGGGCCGCCGACTACGAACAGGACTACGCCCGGACCCGGGAGATGGTCGCTCGCGTGGCCGAGGACCGCGAGCCGGCTCTCCGGGCCTGGACGCCGCACCGACAGGTCGCGTTCGGCCGCCGCGACCGTCGCGCCGACGACTACGACCGCGCCTGTGCGATTGCCACCGACTGGGGCTACGCCGTCCTCGAACGTGAGGTGGGGGGTCGGGCCGTCGCCTACACCGGGACGACGGTCGCGTTCGCGCTCGCCGAACCGACCGCGGACGGTCGGGGCGGCATCCACACTCGTTACGACCAGATGACCGAGGCTGTCCAGCGCGCACTCGCTGACGTCGGCGTCGACGCACGCGAAGGTGAGCCGCCAGACTCGTTCTGCCCGGGCACCCATTCGCTCCAGGCCGAGGGCAAGATAGTCGGCCTCGCCCAGCGGGTCCGGGAGTCCGTCGCCCTCACCGCTGGCATCGTCGTCGTCAGCGACCACGAGCTGTTCGCCAGCGTGCTCGACCCGATATACGAGGCGCTGGGGGTCCCGTTCGACCCGAACTCGGTGGGGAGCGTCGGCCGCGCCGGCGGCGACGACGACCCCGAGGCCGTCTGTCGCGCGCTCGAACGCGCCCTCGCCGACGGGTCGGACACCCGCGTCGAACGCATCCGGGAGACTTAG
- a CDS encoding dihydroorotase, with protein MLIRNATLPDGRQRDVRVRGETIAEVGRDLSPADEVVAANGKRLFPGMIDAHVHFRQPGYPHKETWAFGSRAAAAGGVTTVVDQPNTDPPTIDGAAFDRKAEFAADSLVDWGINGGVTADWVPDDLLGRQLFALGEVFLADSTGDMGIEADLFEDALQAATERDVTVTVHAEDADYFNEDATARDDADAWSAYRTAEAEAKAVERACRVATAHDATIHIAHTSTPEGIDIAADAGMTTEVTPHHLLLSRRDLSELGTFGRMNPPLRREKRRQQVYDRVADGTVDMIATDHAPHTREEKDASIWDAPSGVPGVETAFPLLLAEAADPDTALTYERVRDLTAANPAAVFDVPQKGAIEPGKDADLVLVDTTETTEIRAAERHTDCGWTPFEGFDAVFPEWTMVRGTVVYERDPDEDVFYNHQGANVRDADAELLE; from the coding sequence ATGCTCATCCGCAACGCGACGCTCCCCGACGGCCGCCAGCGCGACGTCCGGGTGCGTGGCGAGACTATCGCCGAGGTCGGTCGCGACCTCTCGCCCGCCGACGAGGTCGTCGCGGCGAACGGCAAGCGCCTGTTCCCCGGGATGATTGACGCGCACGTCCACTTCCGACAGCCCGGGTACCCGCACAAGGAGACCTGGGCATTCGGTTCGCGAGCGGCCGCGGCCGGCGGCGTGACGACCGTCGTCGACCAGCCCAACACCGACCCGCCGACCATCGACGGCGCGGCCTTCGACCGGAAAGCCGAGTTCGCGGCCGACTCGCTGGTCGACTGGGGGATAAACGGCGGCGTCACCGCCGACTGGGTGCCCGACGACCTCCTGGGTCGGCAGCTCTTCGCCCTCGGCGAGGTGTTCCTCGCGGACTCGACCGGCGACATGGGTATCGAGGCCGACCTGTTCGAGGACGCACTGCAGGCCGCGACCGAGCGGGACGTCACCGTCACGGTCCACGCGGAGGACGCCGACTACTTCAACGAGGACGCGACGGCCCGCGACGACGCCGACGCCTGGAGCGCCTACCGAACCGCCGAGGCCGAGGCCAAGGCCGTCGAACGGGCCTGTCGGGTCGCCACGGCGCACGACGCGACCATCCACATCGCCCACACGTCGACGCCGGAAGGTATCGACATCGCGGCCGACGCTGGGATGACCACCGAGGTGACGCCACACCACCTCCTGCTCTCGCGGCGCGACCTCTCGGAGCTGGGAACGTTCGGCCGGATGAACCCGCCGCTGCGCCGGGAGAAGCGCCGCCAGCAGGTCTACGACCGGGTCGCCGACGGCACCGTCGACATGATCGCGACGGACCACGCGCCCCACACCCGCGAGGAGAAAGACGCCAGCATCTGGGACGCTCCGTCGGGCGTGCCCGGCGTCGAGACGGCGTTCCCCCTCTTGCTCGCCGAGGCGGCGGACCCGGACACTGCGCTCACCTACGAGCGAGTGCGGGACCTCACGGCCGCGAACCCAGCGGCGGTGTTCGACGTTCCCCAGAAGGGCGCCATCGAGCCGGGCAAAGACGCCGACCTCGTGCTGGTCGACACCACCGAGACGACCGAAATCCGGGCCGCCGAGCGCCACACAGACTGCGGGTGGACGCCCTTCGAGGGCTTCGACGCGGTGTTCCCCGAGTGGACGATGGTTCGGGGCACCGTCGTCTACGAGCGCGACCCGGACGAGGACGTCTTCTACAACCACCAGGGGGCGAACGTTCGCGACGCCGACGCGGAACTGCTGGAGTAG
- a CDS encoding DUF5806 family protein codes for MTEGAPTDEPETDATSEEPTRVVEPHDPDEQTPDVAEDGAADTGEQAVAGPDLPPDVRKYDRFKKIEGGTYDRANEFLRERTYVTAREWAIARLCADFRTETGVEMTKIGENLPELVPFMTDTYTPQAVNQARAAFEEKVRKAGATFLYGAMCDFFTAEELDDVMYEATEVAKFLLEVEGVDLAVEDEMDAEDRISTVMREVREHSAALRHDEVSCPECGHEFGVDEK; via the coding sequence ATGACCGAGGGCGCACCGACCGACGAGCCGGAGACAGACGCGACGAGCGAGGAGCCCACACGAGTGGTCGAGCCACACGACCCCGACGAGCAGACGCCCGACGTGGCCGAGGACGGTGCGGCCGACACGGGGGAGCAAGCCGTTGCAGGGCCCGACCTGCCGCCGGACGTCCGGAAGTACGACCGCTTCAAGAAGATCGAGGGTGGGACCTACGACCGCGCCAACGAGTTCCTCCGCGAGCGAACGTACGTCACCGCCCGCGAGTGGGCCATCGCGCGCCTCTGTGCGGACTTCCGGACCGAGACGGGCGTCGAGATGACCAAAATCGGCGAGAACCTCCCCGAGCTGGTCCCCTTCATGACCGACACGTACACGCCACAGGCGGTCAACCAGGCCCGGGCGGCCTTCGAGGAGAAGGTCCGGAAGGCCGGTGCCACCTTCCTCTACGGCGCGATGTGTGACTTCTTCACCGCCGAGGAGCTCGACGACGTGATGTACGAGGCGACGGAGGTCGCGAAGTTCCTGCTCGAGGTCGAGGGCGTCGACCTCGCCGTCGAAGACGAGATGGACGCCGAGGACCGCATCTCGACGGTGATGCGCGAGGTGCGCGAACACTCCGCGGCGCTGCGCCACGACGAGGTGTCGTGTCCCGAGTGCGGCCACGAGTTCGGCGTCGACGAGAAGTGA
- a CDS encoding universal stress protein codes for MNILLGVGGSELSYYALSETISRADEAGDDLTVAIFSSEEAEATRDEIRERVEARLAESGFEADICYVEGDQPGGELVELAENGGFDRIVLGGGKRSPLGKIQLGSIVEFVLLNAQTPVTLIR; via the coding sequence ATGAACATACTACTCGGGGTAGGCGGCAGCGAGCTGTCCTACTACGCCCTCAGCGAGACCATCTCGCGGGCCGACGAGGCCGGCGACGATCTGACGGTCGCGATATTCAGCAGCGAGGAGGCCGAGGCGACCCGCGACGAGATCAGAGAGCGCGTCGAGGCACGCCTGGCAGAGTCCGGCTTCGAGGCGGACATCTGCTACGTCGAGGGCGACCAGCCCGGCGGCGAACTGGTCGAACTGGCCGAGAACGGGGGATTCGACCGCATCGTCCTCGGGGGTGGGAAACGCTCGCCGCTCGGGAAGATCCAACTCGGCTCCATCGTGGAGTTCGTCCTCCTGAACGCACAGACTCCGGTGACGTTGATTCGATGA
- a CDS encoding GNAT family N-acetyltransferase: MTVDYPEEPAGDFPAPPRTLADRTGREITYEAADEADRGALMEMYLNFDPADRAQGIPPVQEPAIADWLDSILSEDCFNVVARHEGAAVGHTTLVPDRHGHNELAIFVHQDYQGAGIGTELVQTLLGLGQDNGVEEVWLTVERWNDPAIALYRKVGFQTNNSERFELEMTIRI; this comes from the coding sequence ATGACGGTCGACTATCCAGAGGAGCCGGCGGGCGACTTCCCGGCGCCTCCACGGACGCTCGCGGACCGGACGGGTCGCGAAATAACCTACGAGGCCGCGGACGAGGCCGACCGCGGGGCGTTGATGGAGATGTACCTCAACTTCGACCCGGCCGACCGGGCCCAGGGGATTCCCCCGGTTCAGGAGCCCGCCATCGCCGACTGGCTCGATTCGATCCTCAGCGAGGACTGTTTCAACGTCGTCGCTCGCCACGAAGGCGCCGCCGTCGGCCACACGACGCTCGTCCCGGACCGTCACGGTCACAACGAACTGGCCATCTTCGTCCACCAGGACTACCAGGGCGCCGGCATCGGCACCGAACTGGTCCAGACGCTCCTGGGGCTGGGGCAGGACAACGGTGTCGAGGAGGTGTGGCTCACCGTCGAGCGCTGGAACGACCCCGCAATCGCGCTGTACCGGAAGGTCGGGTTCCAGACGAACAACTCGGAGCGGTTCGAGCTCGAGATGACGATCCGGATCTAG
- a CDS encoding universal stress protein — protein MDIDLVLVPVDGSEQSERAAEYAIAVAERYGADLHVLFVLDERLRRDIDAGRVDPKEIAEDHRTFTDSVLEAFDHGEERTLCTSTATAFSEGRLLQTPGSVVLDVAEDIGADFVVVPRERGGEEAIGRAAQYVLEYASQPVLSV, from the coding sequence ATGGACATCGACCTCGTGCTCGTCCCGGTCGACGGCAGCGAGCAGTCGGAGCGAGCGGCCGAGTACGCCATTGCGGTCGCGGAGCGCTACGGCGCCGACCTGCACGTGCTGTTCGTCCTCGACGAGCGCCTGCGCCGGGATATCGACGCCGGCCGGGTGGACCCCAAAGAGATCGCCGAGGACCACAGAACGTTCACGGACAGCGTGCTCGAGGCGTTCGACCACGGCGAGGAGCGAACGCTGTGTACGTCGACGGCGACGGCGTTCTCGGAGGGGCGACTGTTACAGACCCCCGGAAGCGTCGTGCTGGACGTCGCCGAGGACATCGGCGCCGACTTCGTCGTCGTCCCGCGTGAGCGGGGCGGCGAGGAGGCCATCGGCCGGGCCGCCCAGTACGTCCTCGAGTACGCCAGCCAGCCCGTCCTGTCGGTCTAG
- a CDS encoding universal stress protein, with protein MFDTVVIATDGSGSAQRAVEAALDLAARFDATVHALYVVDEQEVETTPEEVREALERALATTGGRALSFVLEAAEDGTDEELVTAVRQGDPATEIVAYAEEHDADVVATGTRGRHGEHAFLLGSVAEQIVRRAPMPVLTVRQLDGEPNAERDEA; from the coding sequence ATGTTCGACACGGTGGTCATCGCGACCGACGGCTCGGGAAGCGCCCAGCGGGCCGTCGAGGCCGCACTCGACCTCGCCGCGCGGTTCGACGCGACCGTCCACGCGCTGTACGTCGTCGACGAGCAAGAGGTCGAAACCACGCCCGAGGAGGTCCGCGAAGCGCTCGAACGGGCGCTGGCGACGACCGGCGGGCGCGCCCTCTCCTTTGTCCTCGAGGCGGCCGAAGACGGGACCGACGAGGAACTCGTCACGGCCGTCCGGCAGGGCGACCCCGCGACCGAGATCGTCGCCTACGCCGAGGAACACGACGCCGACGTCGTCGCCACCGGGACCCGGGGCCGGCACGGCGAACACGCCTTCCTGCTGGGGAGCGTCGCCGAGCAGATCGTTCGACGGGCGCCGATGCCGGTCCTCACCGTCCGTCAGCTCGACGGCGAACCGAACGCCGAGCGCGACGAGGCGTAG
- a CDS encoding DHH family phosphoesterase, whose translation MDDWLIDDDRLSLGRKSVLPGEGFFFPDSFEAEQAEAEARDILTDAGVVVIADPDADGLACTALIREAHGEGALLPAGPHELQEALAWTADYAEPDATVFVCDLCPDSESDLGALEDLTDHVERVVWFDHHQWTDELAALVDRAGVERTVGDSEEVCTADVALAELDHEFDEQYADLAAVTRDHDLWIREDPRSDDLADYSYWSEPEEYIETIDEHGPDLSEAVHEFIAEKRVEKEALVTKAVDRAELREVGEWTVGVTYGRCSQNEVAEALREQGADAAVIVKPAGSASIRGTETFERAHEVAQQVNGGGHPKAAGCKPDIYDDMLDYAHHWTTQGAVAKQAIVDAFKRLPEEDGEGVDTER comes from the coding sequence ATGGACGATTGGCTCATCGACGACGATAGACTCTCTCTCGGACGCAAGTCCGTCCTTCCCGGTGAGGGATTCTTCTTCCCCGACTCATTCGAGGCCGAGCAGGCGGAGGCCGAGGCCCGCGACATTCTCACGGACGCCGGCGTGGTGGTCATCGCAGACCCCGACGCCGACGGCCTGGCCTGCACCGCGCTGATTCGCGAGGCCCACGGCGAAGGCGCCCTGCTGCCGGCCGGCCCACACGAACTCCAGGAGGCGCTGGCCTGGACCGCCGACTACGCCGAACCGGACGCGACCGTGTTCGTCTGTGACCTCTGCCCGGACAGCGAATCCGACCTGGGGGCACTCGAGGACCTCACCGACCACGTCGAGCGCGTCGTCTGGTTCGACCACCACCAGTGGACCGACGAGCTGGCGGCGCTGGTCGACCGCGCCGGTGTCGAGCGGACAGTGGGGGACTCGGAGGAGGTCTGCACGGCCGACGTCGCGCTGGCCGAGCTCGACCACGAGTTCGACGAGCAGTACGCCGACCTCGCGGCCGTGACGCGGGACCACGACCTCTGGATTCGCGAGGACCCGCGGAGCGACGACCTCGCGGACTACTCCTACTGGTCGGAACCCGAGGAGTACATCGAGACCATCGACGAACACGGCCCCGACCTCTCCGAGGCGGTCCACGAGTTCATCGCCGAGAAGCGCGTCGAGAAGGAGGCGCTCGTCACGAAGGCCGTCGACCGCGCGGAGCTGCGCGAGGTCGGCGAGTGGACTGTCGGCGTCACCTACGGCCGCTGTTCACAGAACGAGGTCGCCGAGGCACTCCGCGAGCAAGGCGCCGACGCCGCCGTCATCGTCAAACCCGCCGGCTCCGCGTCCATCCGCGGGACCGAGACCTTCGAGCGCGCCCACGAGGTCGCCCAGCAGGTCAACGGCGGTGGCCATCCGAAGGCGGCGGGCTGCAAGCCGGACATCTACGACGACATGCTGGACTACGCGCACCACTGGACGACACAGGGCGCGGTCGCGAAACAGGCCATCGTCGACGCGTTCAAGCGCCTGCCCGAGGAAGACGGCGAGGGCGTCGACACCGAGCGCTAA
- a CDS encoding helix-turn-helix domain-containing protein: MATITDLTLAGDSFALGALLTNNPEMHVEIERLVPLGDRLLPFFWVSNGSTEHIEAELVAQDIVESVERLTTVDDRHLYQVTWTPEVNGIVDALMQTDGAILEGKGITGQWELRLRFPDRDALHEFNEICMENDISLEVNGIYNPHAPAIEDRLTQTQWQTLVTAYELGYFEVPRTATLTDLGDHFGVSEQAISQRLRRAMNTVVDGLIFDS, from the coding sequence ATGGCAACGATAACCGACTTGACGCTCGCGGGGGACTCCTTTGCGCTCGGGGCGCTGCTGACGAACAATCCCGAGATGCACGTCGAGATCGAGCGGCTGGTCCCCCTGGGCGACCGGTTGCTGCCGTTCTTCTGGGTGTCCAACGGCTCGACCGAACACATCGAGGCGGAGCTGGTGGCACAGGACATCGTCGAGTCGGTCGAGCGCCTGACCACCGTCGACGACCGACACCTGTATCAGGTGACCTGGACGCCCGAGGTGAACGGGATCGTCGACGCGCTGATGCAGACCGACGGCGCCATCCTCGAGGGCAAGGGAATCACCGGCCAGTGGGAGCTCAGGTTGCGGTTCCCCGACCGCGACGCCCTCCACGAGTTCAACGAGATCTGCATGGAGAACGACATCTCGCTCGAGGTCAACGGTATCTACAACCCCCACGCGCCCGCAATCGAGGACCGGCTCACCCAGACCCAGTGGCAGACGCTGGTGACGGCCTACGAGCTGGGGTACTTCGAGGTGCCACGGACGGCGACGCTGACGGACCTCGGAGACCACTTCGGCGTCAGCGAACAGGCCATCTCACAGCGGCTCCGGCGCGCGATGAACACTGTCGTCGACGGCCTGATATTCGACAGCTAA
- a CDS encoding HalOD1 output domain-containing protein, which yields MTDEPASQRFELAGRGVTEAVVAAVASTLDSDPLDLPPLQGAVDVESVAQLWGRPVGRAGLLALTFRYADCRVRIEHEGSITVTAPA from the coding sequence ATGACCGACGAACCCGCCAGTCAGCGGTTCGAACTCGCCGGCCGCGGCGTCACAGAGGCCGTCGTCGCCGCCGTGGCCTCGACCCTCGACAGCGACCCGCTCGACCTTCCCCCGCTCCAGGGGGCCGTCGACGTCGAGAGCGTCGCACAGCTCTGGGGGCGTCCGGTCGGCCGAGCCGGGCTCCTCGCCCTCACGTTTCGATACGCAGACTGTCGGGTCCGAATCGAACACGAGGGCAGCATCACGGTCACGGCTCCCGCGTGA
- a CDS encoding DUF5807 family protein, producing MSNHSEFLAGERPDDVLFFLHEDAVSNPGALAEYAESVDDGLVLVLSGDDGRSAFQSATGIDPMRLAQEAMGTDGVVHDDLTDANCPVAEEEPDEDHTTRFVFAFAEEQNEEVGGLYAEGDVIHAYAVCACGERYSDKWVVDA from the coding sequence ATGAGCAACCACAGCGAGTTCCTCGCCGGCGAGCGACCGGACGACGTCCTCTTTTTCCTCCACGAGGACGCCGTCTCGAACCCCGGAGCGCTGGCGGAGTACGCCGAGTCGGTGGACGACGGGCTCGTGCTCGTCCTGTCCGGTGACGACGGCCGGAGCGCCTTCCAGTCGGCGACCGGCATCGACCCGATGCGCCTCGCCCAGGAGGCGATGGGCACCGACGGGGTCGTCCACGACGACCTGACGGACGCGAACTGCCCCGTCGCCGAGGAGGAGCCCGACGAAGACCACACGACGCGGTTCGTCTTCGCGTTCGCCGAGGAACAGAACGAGGAGGTCGGCGGGCTCTACGCCGAGGGCGACGTCATCCACGCCTACGCGGTGTGTGCCTGTGGCGAGCGCTACTCAGATAAGTGGGTCGTCGACGCCTAG
- a CDS encoding dCTP deaminase yields MAEFRQYVTDVVHEATQTEGPGFDLTVAAVYEITDPGRIDFGGGELEAATTALHETHKRDPDDDYEWWTLREGQYLIEYNEGLTGEATVTLQPRTELLERGGSHPTLHVDALPRVPLSVGGAGLKLKENARVSTVVAAQE; encoded by the coding sequence ATGGCAGAATTCCGCCAGTACGTCACCGACGTCGTCCACGAAGCGACACAGACGGAGGGCCCCGGCTTCGACCTCACCGTGGCCGCCGTCTACGAGATTACGGACCCCGGCCGCATCGACTTCGGCGGCGGCGAGCTCGAAGCGGCCACGACGGCGCTCCACGAGACACACAAGCGAGATCCCGACGACGACTACGAGTGGTGGACGCTCCGCGAGGGTCAGTACCTCATCGAGTACAACGAGGGACTGACCGGCGAGGCGACGGTCACACTGCAGCCACGGACGGAACTGCTCGAACGCGGCGGGTCGCACCCGACGCTACACGTCGACGCACTGCCACGGGTCCCCCTGTCCGTGGGTGGCGCGGGACTGAAACTCAAGGAGAACGCGCGGGTCAGCACCGTCGTCGCCGCCCAGGAGTGA
- a CDS encoding 30S ribosomal protein S6e, with protein MAEFTVAVSDPESGHTYQIDVDGQDANRFIGRELGEEVDGAAVGLTGYSLELTGGSDTAGRPMRPDVRGTATKAIMSDGGVGFKPTADGERKRITIRGREVGEDTRQINAKISARGSEAVDDLLGEDDDDE; from the coding sequence ATGGCAGAATTCACGGTCGCCGTCTCCGACCCGGAGAGCGGCCACACCTACCAGATCGACGTGGACGGACAGGACGCGAACCGGTTCATCGGCCGCGAACTCGGCGAGGAGGTCGACGGTGCCGCCGTCGGCCTGACCGGCTACTCGCTCGAACTCACCGGCGGCTCGGACACGGCGGGCCGACCGATGCGGCCCGACGTCCGCGGGACCGCCACGAAGGCCATCATGTCCGACGGCGGCGTCGGCTTCAAGCCGACGGCTGACGGCGAGCGCAAGCGCATCACCATCCGCGGCCGTGAGGTCGGCGAGGACACGCGTCAGATCAACGCCAAGATCTCCGCCCGCGGCAGCGAGGCCGTCGACGACCTGCTGGGCGAGGACGACGACGACGAGTAA
- a CDS encoding DUF7112 family protein has protein sequence MTDRVPSDHDAVETRRVSLERVGRTDRPRVGLPDDLGLEDGQVVRLALDGTQYHAAVERDLDGNLVVTHAADNARLARERDGENRLAEWVADATVSLGGSAHLDVITADHEYGLRTPGTRVVYTTTERPKGSLSDIAEGLDG, from the coding sequence GTGACCGACCGCGTTCCGAGCGACCACGACGCCGTCGAGACCCGTCGCGTCTCGCTCGAGCGTGTCGGCCGGACCGACCGGCCCAGGGTCGGCCTCCCCGACGACCTGGGCCTCGAGGACGGGCAGGTCGTTCGGCTCGCGCTCGACGGCACGCAGTACCACGCGGCGGTCGAGCGTGACCTCGACGGGAACCTCGTCGTCACCCACGCCGCGGACAACGCCCGCCTCGCCCGCGAGCGCGACGGCGAGAACCGACTGGCCGAGTGGGTCGCGGATGCCACCGTCTCGCTGGGCGGGAGCGCACACCTCGACGTGATTACCGCCGACCACGAGTACGGGCTCCGGACGCCCGGGACGCGGGTCGTCTACACCACGACCGAACGACCGAAGGGGTCGCTCTCCGACATCGCCGAGGGGCTCGACGGCTGA
- a CDS encoding CheF family chemotaxis protein: MSESVIADFVGKFNSEVAARSDPINGRIVLSQKRLVLIANQDDKLTIPLDSIFDVAIGQVPDDLGDFFNSTVTVAFEKGGRRLAAAVEADDEKIEKFGTLLFKAILNGTETTVTRRARVGGRVTDESFVTARLFLTQGSVEFRREDSTFTVDLETVSDFGRTEREIAGSTRPVLEVRHMEGGKAVTTLAALPSPRKMAVLGRYLRREYSGLMEELKDVDLTRDKKEVLVALYSTGGLDGMPLASILGVDAAQVSMLMQDLEADNLVQASDDGPSLTPKGKVVASRHLEDVNA, from the coding sequence ATGTCCGAATCAGTTATCGCGGATTTCGTGGGCAAATTCAACTCGGAGGTCGCCGCCCGGTCGGACCCCATCAACGGCCGCATCGTGCTCTCCCAGAAGCGCCTGGTCCTCATCGCCAACCAGGACGACAAACTGACCATCCCGCTCGACTCGATTTTCGACGTGGCCATCGGCCAGGTGCCCGACGACCTCGGCGACTTCTTCAACTCCACGGTGACCGTCGCCTTCGAGAAAGGCGGGCGACGACTCGCGGCGGCCGTCGAGGCAGACGACGAGAAGATCGAGAAGTTCGGGACGCTCCTGTTCAAGGCCATCCTCAACGGGACCGAGACGACGGTCACCCGGCGCGCCAGGGTCGGCGGGCGCGTCACCGACGAGTCGTTCGTGACCGCCCGGCTCTTCCTGACACAGGGCTCGGTCGAGTTCCGGCGCGAGGACTCGACGTTCACCGTCGACCTCGAGACGGTCTCCGACTTCGGCCGCACCGAGCGCGAGATCGCCGGCTCGACGCGGCCGGTACTCGAGGTCCGCCACATGGAGGGGGGCAAGGCCGTGACGACGCTGGCGGCCCTGCCCTCGCCGCGGAAGATGGCCGTCCTCGGGCGGTACCTCCGCCGCGAGTACTCCGGGCTCATGGAGGAACTCAAGGACGTCGACCTCACACGGGACAAGAAGGAGGTGCTGGTCGCGCTGTACTCCACCGGCGGCTTGGACGGGATGCCGCTGGCCAGCATCCTCGGCGTCGACGCCGCACAGGTCTCGATGCTCATGCAGGACCTGGAAGCCGACAATCTCGTCCAAGCGTCCGACGACGGCCCCTCGCTGACGCCGAAAGGAAAGGTCGTCGCCAGTCGCCACCTCGAAGACGTCAACGCCTGA
- the tenA gene encoding thiaminase II, producing MSVIDDLADVAEPIWAATLDHPMVAQLGDGTLDEAPFRYWVRQDYVYLVAYSRVFALGASKAPDLDRMTTFARLLHSTLDTEMDLHREYAADFGISEADLEATDPSPTTRAYTDFLVRVAATGTFGDLVAALLPCMWGFHETAVRLRADGLPDEDRYAEWIRTYSDEEFADLAQWCKDLMADVAADATDADRERYRDLFRTSTRYEYRFWDAAWRQETWSV from the coding sequence ATGTCCGTCATCGACGACCTGGCAGACGTGGCCGAACCCATCTGGGCGGCGACGCTCGACCACCCGATGGTCGCACAGCTCGGCGACGGGACGCTCGACGAGGCCCCGTTTCGCTACTGGGTCCGGCAGGACTACGTCTACCTGGTAGCGTACAGCCGCGTCTTCGCGCTGGGGGCCTCGAAGGCACCCGACCTCGACCGGATGACGACCTTCGCGAGGCTGTTGCACTCGACGCTCGACACCGAGATGGACCTCCACCGGGAGTACGCCGCCGACTTTGGCATCTCCGAGGCCGACCTCGAAGCCACCGACCCCTCGCCGACGACGCGCGCCTACACGGACTTCCTCGTTCGCGTCGCGGCGACCGGGACCTTCGGCGACCTCGTCGCCGCGCTGTTGCCCTGTATGTGGGGGTTCCACGAGACGGCCGTCCGGCTCCGGGCCGACGGGTTGCCCGACGAGGACCGCTACGCCGAGTGGATTCGGACCTACTCGGACGAGGAGTTCGCCGACCTCGCGCAGTGGTGCAAGGACCTGATGGCCGACGTCGCGGCTGACGCCACCGACGCCGACCGCGAGCGCTACCGCGACCTGTTCAGAACCTCCACTCGCTACGAGTACCGCTTCTGGGACGCCGCGTGGCGCCAGGAGACGTGGTCGGTGTGA